In Electrophorus electricus isolate fEleEle1 chromosome 10, fEleEle1.pri, whole genome shotgun sequence, the genomic window TTTAGAACGCACACATGCTCAGTCGCACTCGAGTAACCTATAAAACTCATTTATGTTCTGCTCTTGCAAGCCGTCATCATGGTGATAAGAATCCAGTGTGGTTCACACTGGGGATCCGGGAGGTGATAAAAGGGTGGGACAAGGGCCTCCAAAACATGTGTGCAGGGGAAAGGAGGAAGCTCACCATTCCCCCAGCACTGGCATACGGCAAGGAGGGAAAAGGTAGGCTCTCACTTAGTGCAGTTCTTCTTGACTTATTACATTTTCTCACAATACTTTATCAACCCAGCAAAacagcttctgtacatcccaggagcTCCCAATCCTCAgaatgacctcactgtttctttCGAATAAGATGGTATCACCGTCTGAAGCTGCTTGTAGCCTGGGAATAACTTTGGAcagttgttctcaactcattcTTCAAAACTGACCCAGTCATGCAGattttctcctttgtaacatccAAAgaattcggccctttctctcacaggaatcTACTCAGGTGCTTGTGCAGCCTCTTGTCATCTTAAAGCTAGATGAATGGAACTTGAGGCCTGATGGCCTGTGAGGGAAGACCAGCAAACAGCAacaactgatccagaatgcagcagcacgactagtcttcagtcttccaaagttcacatttcacaggtcacaccactgctgtgttcttttcactggcttccagtagctgcctgcatcagatttaaaaccctgatgcttGCGTACCAAAAAATTGACAAGCCCCTCCCTGCATGATGGCAATTGTCAAACCACAATACATACGTTGAGTACTTCGAGCCTCAGGTATGGCTTGCCTTGAAACAATGTACTTCTTGTCTAATGGACAAATAAGACTATTCTCTATTCTGGCTCCCAGATAGTGGAACAAACTTCtactggctgtccagacagcagagtccctagcagtcttcaaatgcagcctgaagactcatctatttatgcaatatttaaatgaccattgatcctgcacatATGAAATTTCATGTTattgttgagtaactgaaactgtatttattgtttGGAATTGTTTGATATTGCACTTAACATTGCCTGATATAGAGCTcatgcttattttgcacttcttctaggtatcagcattgattcctgtatttcagcagtattctagttcaacggtatcttgaactctaacctactgtactggctaggatgcattctgagtagatgacaaaacaattgtaaattgctctggattagagcgtctgctaaatgtcgtaGATGTAAATCAATGTACACGGTATGTATGCCACTTCAAAATGGCTCCATAGTAAGAAAATACTACAGTTGGAGTTGCAATTGTAGATAATTGCCACTTTTCTGACACACATGTGCCTGTGCCCTGAATTTAGGGGTCATTCCACCAGAGAGCAGCCTGATCTTTGACATTGAAGTCATGGAGATCAGGAATGGACCCAGGTCACATGAATCCTTCCAGGACATGGATCTCAATGACGACTGGAAGCTCTCCAAATCAGAGGTGTGCAATACCAAAATGCGTAGCCTTGCCTTTGCAgaccaaacactcacacaaatatataaatgcatcAGGTCAAAATGGACTGGCCTCTAATGATTACTGTATGAACGCTGAGAAATGAAGACTGGCTTTGACCATAAAGatgttgtttggtgttttggaTGTAATCTCCAAAGAACATGTCTGTTCCAGGTGAAGGAGTACCTGCGCAGGGAGTTTGAAAAACACGGATACCCTCCCAATGACACCCATCATGAGGCCATGGTGGAGGACATCTTCCAGAAAGAGGATGAAGACGAGGACGGCTTTATATCTGCCCGTGAATTCACATATAAACACGACGAGCTATAGAAAAGTTTCTTATTCTTGTCCCTGAGTAGTGTTCAACTTCACAAAGACTTAACCCTAAACACAGAGTCACAAATGTATACATTCcgatttaaaaagcaaaagacCTGGACTCCATTATTTTGTATCAGCTAGTTGGTTTCACTCAGTTACACTTATGCTGGCTCAAATTACTTGGCGTATCTGGGCAGTTCTGAACCATACACCTCTGGACACAGTAGCGTACCTCCCACCACCCCAGTTACAGTATAATGTGTTTGGGAGAAAGGAAAGGATAAAGCTGTAACTAATGATCTAAAACTTAGTGAGCAGTTATGTGGTTATGTCTGCAatcctttaaatattctcaGGGATGGTTCAAATTAATGTTGTGCTCCCTTTTGAAATATatactgtttgttgttgttgtgtaacCAGCATCAACATTATGAACTGCTAAGATCAGCCATGTGCCTTTCTCATGTCCATACACGGAGAAGAAGTGTGtgacttattttttattaacagtGCCTATTCTGAATGAAAGGAATACCGTTGAAGCATGAGATGTTCAGATAGAGGTCTTTTTGCTCTGATACCTTTTAAACAATTAATGTGACTAATTTTTCAAAACTGATTTAGcttttattaaagttttttttaattttttttaaagatgtgaTATTATATTCCGATGCTGTAGAACCACGGATTATTTAAGTAGTCATTTTAGAAATTACCAGTAGGAGGCGATCTTTGCTCAGTAGATGAAACCAATTGCTGATGACCGAAGCAGTGAAAATCAAAGTTAGATGCAGCAGTGTGCTCAATATTTATAAGAGAAAACTTGGAAAGAAATATTCAAACAACAgttttatttgaacaaaatGTCATATTGTGTTAGACTGTGATTGCCTTTtagtatattaaaaatatactgAATGGGACATTTAAAAGACTACCTGAACTAAAATGGTGTTTTAGATCTCTTAAATGCCTCGATTCCTTAAAATGCCAACAGTACACTCATCAGGGCATCCACTGTTATTAGCCCTCTGTGACACCAGTATTTCAAAGACCAGTACTGTGATAACAGTTAACAAACTATATATTATGTAGCCCTAAAAGACCATCCTCAAGTAGCAAAGGTCGGTCATGTGTGTTCACTAGACATAAAACATCTGATCCTAAGCATGTTAATCTTAGCTTGACTTCAGAACTGACTATAGATGACAATGACCTACTGTCTGTATCCTCTTTGAAATTGACTGTGACATGATTCCAACAGTATTTATCTTTTAATAATGGACTTCATGAAAAGGAGTAGGCAAACAAACCTTTCTTATACAGTTCCTATGTAAAAGATGCAAACAAATcattacagtaaaacattttgcaaTACATTGTTTGGGTTCCCACCCATCTAAAGACGAAACTAGTGAAACATTAGTAGGCCTATGTTATACTTGTACATCAGGATTGACTAGCCTATACAACACTTCCATTGACCATAACAAACACTGTGTGTTTCATAACATTCCAACCTTTTATGAGAGTGAATAGGGTAAAACCTCTTTACTGTACTAGTGCTGGGCACATAGTCATGTGTCTGATTATATGACAGGAATATGATGTGTTGGGGATTTCTGCAAGAAACTTTATACTGTCACTTTGCAAACCAAAATTAATATTGATAACTGTATGACCCAAATAAGAAAATGGAATTCTGTATACTtaagtatatatttttacaaGGAAAGAGACAATTCTACTTGTGTTGAGAAAAGTCTTATAAAAATAAGTGACATTGATGCAGAGCTCTTCAGAACTACTGTGTTTGTGCTACAGCCTCATCCAAGAATTAAAAACTAAACTTGGAATTAAAGACTTTGTAGATGCCTTCATGTTTAACTCCTGTAAGCTAAACAATTTCATGCAAATTTTATATAACCCAAATCTACAGATGTTAAATGAACATGTACCTTACTGTGGTTATCCttcatacaaaacattttaaagtattacatttattaagatAATAAATAAGTGGACTATTAAAAGTTGACCATAACTGTGCTTCATTATAGGCCTGTGTCAGAAGTGCCATTGAATCCAATGCTTGGCCTATTCAGACTCGGGACAGACGCAAGGTTGTTTAGTCAATTGCTTTTTAGAGTAGGACCGAAGTATGACCGAAGTTATCCTCCAAGCTACTATGCTTCCTGTGAATTTGATCGGCACCTTGGCTACTTGGCAGCAGCGGTACTGTTGTCGTAAAGGTTGCCGCTCACCGGTAATGGCACCCGCACCCTCCGCTTCTCCCTGAAGCGCCCAGACCGCGAAACCTTCATGTTCCGCCGGCAGGTGTTTTCGTTGAAGACGGGCTCAAACTGCGAGTCCTCATAGCTACTGTCATTCTTCAGTCTGGATGGTTTGTTGTCTGCGCCCTGTTTTACGGAAGGGTTATCCACaggcttgctttctttttcGGCGTCTTGCTGAACAGATTTGAtaagaattttgtttttcttcatacCAGCGAAGGACTTCCACCAGGGATATATTTCTGCCATTTTTCTTAATTCAAATCACCTTTAacataaatgataataattagAGTTGACGTGATAAATTATACAGACAGTAATAAGAAACACAATtacctaaaaaataaaaagtacttACCAAGGCCAGGAATATATGGATAAATGTTTGCAATAAAGTCAGGGTTTGCTTACAGCTTACAGTAGCATCTAGTGTTTTCCCCGAGGTTAAAACAAGTTTAAAGGCTTCCTTTAGAGAAAACGTCCAGCCGCAGTGTAATTTCAATGTACTTAAGCCATCCAAACGTACCTTATGTCAATGTCTGTGACATAACAAGCTTTGACGGGCAGGAGTACACCGTTTATAGGTTACTTTCGGCCCACTCACCTTTGAGTATATGTAAGACTTCCCACTTGCTTTCATTGGCCTGTGGACTCTTGGAGTTCTTCCCGTTGGCCTCAGAAAACTGGTTTCAGCTTTTATTGGATTCAGGTTGGATTGCTTTTCACCTGTCAGCTGGCAAAAACAACCACCTGCAGGCATGCTTGTTGAATTGTTCCGGAGTAAAGCAGTATGAAACCACTTAACACCTTAATTTGTGGAAGAAGGGTACAGTCTTTTTCCCCGAGACAGAATCTGGCAGCGCTAATTAGCATAAAAATATCCACATAATGGATACATGATATCTGAAGTGGATAATATGGTTAGAAAACCAGGGTTAGTATTAAAGTTACATCAAATATTATATTTGCTGCAGTACTTCCAGGACAGGCTGCTCATGACTGTACAATCTAATTCTTTTTAGAGTAAAGAACATGGTATATGCATGAAAGAAAATTCAGCCTGTAAACTAGTAAACcatgtttacataatttaataCATCAGAGTTTGATAAATTACATTCGTCACAGAAAATatctttaataaaacaaatttgtaGCAAGGTCTCATGTCACATCAACAACTTCAACAGACAGTAGGCATATTGGAAAGTAACAGGACTGGATATGATCATTTCTTTCATAAAAGGCCTGAATATGGGGGCGTGACATCATCCAGCGGCTTGGACCCAGTCAGAACCACTATGGCGCGGTCACAGACGGTCAGAACTCTCTTCATCAGCACCTCCGTAGGAAGACATGATGTGCTAGGAAAcgttttttaaatgatttccGGGATTATGTTTAAAATTGGGAATTACGTTGAGGTTGTATGTAAATTTATGAACACGGCACAAAAACCACggatcaaaaatatttacactctttgcaaaaaagacaaaaagtgcCTCATACTGGTTGTTACTGTAGAACACATTACAAAGGTGAACATATTCTGTACATACCCATGGTACAAAGGAATAACTTTTTAATCATACTGAACCCTTAAATCATTGTCAGTGCAACACACTAACCATAAAACCATTAATCATGTACAACGGTGTAATTTACATTGTTTAGGTTCTGGGGAAAACGACACTTTATAATTTCTACTatacaaacaattaaaaaaatttttttttcattattcatcTCATGGATTGCTCTGCATGAGACATTAAGAATAAATAGGAATGCATAAAAAAGAGAAATCCAAGAACATATTCTTATTTATTCAAGATAGAGAAGTAACTCGTAAAATTTCAAAACCAGGCTCACAGTAGTGCTCTATGTGTGGTGATATTAAAACATCACTGGGGAATTATAACCCATTTATTAGCCAATGAATGCATGTAATGCCTCTGTGTTATATGCCACCATATAAAGCTCTCAAAAAGAGGTTCTTCCAGTTTAATGGCTACCACTGGTCACCAAACATGTCGCAAACTGCCCCTGCAGGCCATCAGCAGTACTGTTATTTCAAAAAAGTCTTTACAGTTTGTGAGATTAAAACAGGATGTCCTCGTGCTCGATCAGCAGCTGAACGATGAGCTTCTGGAGCCGCATGCAGCTGAGGCTGGCGAGAGTGTCCTGGTCCGGAGGCTGCATCAGAGTCGGCCCAAAGACGATTCCCAGGTTTTCCGCGTTCATGAGGTTGTCTTTCTCAAACATGGTGACCCTGGTGGAAAAAAGGCGACAGAATCACAACGCTACCCCATGATGACCAGCATGTGGGTTCAGACTCTCATTCCTTCCCTCTTCAGAGTGCATGCTTTTACCTTTCAGATGGGAGATACTGAGTTATTACTGATGAATAACCCTGGGGATTAAGTGGTTAAATATGTCATGACTGCAATGTTTTAGAGATGTAAAAGAGCCAAATAAAGTTGAACATGTGAGGGACCAAATTAGACAGTCTAGTACACCTCAAAAGGCCAGCCTAAAGGCACTCTCAACATTAAATgtgacatgcacatacacgccaAAGGGAAAGTGGTGGTGTATCGATTATACAAATAATTTGCTCAAACGTTTGTGTTACATTTGTGTTGCGAATCTGCTGGAATTGAATTGCTCTTGCAGTGTGAGCATTAGAACAGATGAAAAGGCAGCATCAAATGCCATGTGCGAGGACGGGGGCGGGACCTAGGAGCAGAGGTGAGCGTAGCAGCACTGGTTTGGGCCTCACCTCTTCAGGTGGGAAACCAGATAGCGCAGTGTCTCGTAGTGAGCAGGGggcagctgcagcaggccaTCATGGATAGCTTCCAGCCTGGAGTCAGGGTCGGTCATTTCTGCACAAAAGCACATCGACTAAACTTACATATGGCAGAGGGATTTGATTTTCACTAACTTCTCTTGAAAGCTGTCCGTATGGTTCTGAATATGTTCACTAACAGCTGTGCTCTGGCTATCTACAGTCGTGCTCCATGGTACAGAATCAATgtcaattctttttttttatggtatCTGATGGCTCTTACTGGCTGCCAGTATGAATTTTGAGTAGACATCATAGGTGATGACTGGAATAGGCAGATCCCGCAGATAGAGTTTCAGGGCTCCAGTAATAGTGTTGATGTCTGGGTAGGCATTGGCACTGATATCTGTCTTCTCCCCATCTATGGAAGAAAACAGTTATGAACACTGAGTTACTGGTTTGGTGATACAGTCTGCAAactctgtctttttgttttttttttgcaaatgtacCTCTGTCGAAGGCCAGCCTCACGTCCtctatgtgttctgtgaagCCAGACACCCTGTACAGGCCCTCGGATGTCAGCCCTGaacacagtgaaaatgaaaaacacagctATATGTGACAGAATCATATACTTGCTAATCAGTAGCAAGTTATACTGGTGAGGATAAGAAAAGCACAGCTGAACCTAGTAAACCCCATACTGCAGGCCTAATAATTATACTCATTACAATAGTGAAActacaaattaaaaaattcaTATAAAACTTCTGAAGTTTTATCTGAAGATTctgaaaatctaaatgtaatctaaatgtgaaaaacagaaaaacacgaGTAAATGTCTCAGCACCCTGcagttggggtggggtggggggcggtcTCACATGTCCCGTGTTCCACAAACGAGAGACAGCTGATAAAGGAAAGGTGGCTCGGGACTGGTGGGGTGAGTGGTGGGATACCTCGGTGCTCTATCTCACTGATGCACATGTCCAGGACCATGGGCCGCAGCGTGTTGTGGGCCTTGACCAGCGTGGTGAGGTCACAGCTGAACACCTTCTTGATCCGCCGCAGGTCTGGCTGGCAGTCGCTGGGCACCAGCTTGGCGCACTGCTTGTGCACGTTCAGTCCACAGTCTGAGTAAGGGGACACGGGTCAAAAGGTCATGAGATCAGGTGGGCATTCATACTCCCATGGGAACTGACACGACTTCTTAAGGATGCACGTaggaggtgtgtgcgtgcatgtgtaagcctttgcatgtgtgtgtgcgtgagtgtgtgtgtgtgtgtgtgtgtgtgtcagaagctGGCAAGTCACTCAATATAATTAGATGTCAATGGGGAGTGTGCAAATGgatgtcagtgtgtatgtgtgtgtacttgtttcTCACAGTGCGCGACAGTAATTGACACGTGTGGTTACTGGGATGCTTCAGGGCATACATGTACACTCGCATGGGTGGATGTGATCCCATGTGCTCCTCGCTTTGATCTTACGTTGGTGTGTTGCTGACTGTGCGCGCCGTGTGAAACACTAGCGATCTGACCCCCCAGTGTCTGGGAATTGGAACTCGAACTGCTCatctctctatgtctgtctaaCTGCTCTCGAAACTACATGCTGTCTCTCCCTTGACCTATCCATCTTGTTCACTGTCATTTTTACTGTCACGCTAGCCTGCCTGCGCGCTCCCCTCATCACGCCGTCTTTGGGACACACAAGGAAGGGGAGGAGAGCGAAAGAAAAGCTTTCTGTGCCCCTCCGCATGGGGCTGCTTTTAGTGCAGCATGACTGATGACACCAAGCTTTGCCTGGGGCCCCTGATGCCAACAACGGCAGCTCTTGTGTGGGTGATAAAGGTCAGAGTTACTGTTAGAACCGTGGAAAATAATAAAGACTTGTGACTGTATAGGCTCTCTTGGTCCCGGTGCACTAAGGCCAGAACGCCCAAGTTATCTCCTATTAACACAAACCACTACAAGTGTGAGTGCATGATCGTGGGGTTTAGAGGTCCTTGCTGTACAAGGTCTGCTCCAAATAGTTTCTCTGATTTAACCATATGAATTTTGAATAATGGAAACATAAACTACAAAGATTAATCAAAGTCAGGAACATGCCTTACTGAACAAACCTgtcagagaggaaaaaaaaatgtgcaaaacatgtacatataaacatacgtgggagaaaacacacaaacaggcagggGCTGATTGTCTGGAAAAAATTCAGTTTCACCattgtttacatacacactgcatCTAAAGCACGCTCAGTTCTAAAATCCCTATAAAGGTTCATCGAAGTGGATGGCACTTCTCATGAATGGGTGGTGGATGTGCGtgctggtgtgtttatgtgtgtgtgtgcttgtgattGCATTAAAGACAGACTTGGTGAAAACGAGTTTCTGCTGAACTCTGATACAGTATTTGCTTGTCCTAGTGTTACATGGGTGTGTCTATCTCAGGCTATCCTCCCAGCATGCATGACACTATAAATAGTTAccaacacacaggagagaagcaggTGTGGACCAGGTGTCAGTCAGGAATGCTATACATCCGCATTGCAATGGCCTACTTAGTGCTTTCAATTGCCTGGGTGGATTCTGTTCACTGACTGAGTGAACTGGGACAGGTCTACAGCCAAGCTGCGCtagtttccatagaaacagtgGGAACGCTTCATTCATGCTGCGTGGTATATGAGAGGAGGTGGGTACCTGAGCAGCGTACACCCTGGGCAATGAGGCCCCACATGAAGTTGGCGCAGTATTCACACCAGTGGGGCCCTCTGAACGTGTGGACCTACACAGCAGAGAGCACAGATGAAAggtgtctttctcttttcctcacacAAATGCCCGTacgtgcgtgtacacacacacacacacacacacacacacacacacacacacacatttaacacaattcTCGATGACGCATGTGCTGTAGAACCTGCAACATTCCCAGAGAATTCCTAggcaataaaatatgcacaaaccAAAAAGGTCAAAGAGTGACTCTCATCTCAGAACACAGACTTGCCCCTGAGCCTGGGCAGCAGAGCCTACACTGATACAAGGGGAATTTGCTTTGGGCAAAAGCCATCAGACAAATACAACCTGATCTCACAGAACCAAAGACACTTAATAAACTGCACTTATCTTTCTAATTAATTTTGTCAAGCTATGGGCATTTGAGCCTGTACCAAAATGGATAAGTATATGAACATTAATTGAGCCAGCCAGCTTATTACAAAGATAACAGTAAGGGATCTAGTGGGTCCATAATTAATCTTCCGGTTTGATGATCAAATAATTTGTCATCTTTTTAATGGAGGGGGAAAAGTCCCAATGtatccccacctccacccccaccaggGCAGGATAGCGTAAGTCAGATTCTCTGCAAAGTTTGTGAGAACCTCTGAGGTTGTTCTTTCATCATCAGTCCACCTCTAGACTATGCGGCAGACACCAAACAGAAGAAGTTCAAACTCAGAGGCACTGAGCCAGTTTGTCCCCGTGTGCATCCATTACAGCTGACAAACTCACCAGAATCTTTCATACGGAGCCGTTCTCAAACTAAGAAAATGGGCATTCTCACAGTGCATCTATCTAATGGTGCACGTAGGCCAAGGGAAGGAGTAGCATTGAGAACTGTAATGGTTTTCTTGAATCCAGATATAGCACATGTTTCAGCCAGCAAGGTCACGCTCTATTACTGCGCAAGATGAACTTTAATGAAGGTTGCACTAAATTTCTTGTTGTTTGACTGGAACATAAGTTCTTCCTCATCTGTTTGTTTGAAGTCTAGATTATATTCAGGGATGCCCTCTATTGCAGGTTGACTTTTATCAGTACATGTTTTGTCTGTGTCACAGTAATGATCAAATATATGATCAAAAGCCTCATACACAgtgagttatttatttattgcactgTGGGAATAGATTTATGcaacactgaactgtgtgtgcatgtgtaagaaaATGAAAGGTGCAATATTTTGTCTGTAGTAGGGGTGGTGCCGCAGCTATACTGGATGATGAGATGGGGTCAAAATTCTAACTTTGTGTAAGAGAAATTGGGAGAAATTCCTATTTTGCATCTTCCTATACTACTGCCCATATCATTTCTATAGGTGGTCAGATCTGACTGGATCACCACAC contains:
- the fkbp14 gene encoding peptidyl-prolyl cis-trans isomerase FKBP14, with translation MILELWAYFVTAFFFSVHGAKLPEPEVKIEVLYKPFLCHRKSKYGDILLVHYEGYLESNGTLFHSSRHHGDKNPVWFTLGIREVIKGWDKGLQNMCAGERRKLTIPPALAYGKEGKGVIPPESSLIFDIEVMEIRNGPRSHESFQDMDLNDDWKLSKSEVKEYLRREFEKHGYPPNDTHHEAMVEDIFQKEDEDEDGFISAREFTYKHDEL
- the chn2 gene encoding beta-chimaerin, whose product is MAASSNSSLSGSSVSSDPEDYQPPIWKSYLYQLQQEAPRPKRITCPQEVESRPRHYGREFHGLISREQADELLGGAEGAYLIRESQRQPGTYTLALRFGGQTLNYRLFYDGKHFVGEKRFESVHDLVTDGLITLYVETKAAEYIAKMTTNPIYQHLGYTSLLRDKLNPGLSRQRSEPRRVTFRPSDKISTSPLGRRSALKDGSEKHCSYHKVHNFKVHTFRGPHWCEYCANFMWGLIAQGVRCSDCGLNVHKQCAKLVPSDCQPDLRRIKKVFSCDLTTLVKAHNTLRPMVLDMCISEIEHRGLTSEGLYRVSGFTEHIEDVRLAFDRDGEKTDISANAYPDINTITGALKLYLRDLPIPVITYDVYSKFILAAKMTDPDSRLEAIHDGLLQLPPAHYETLRYLVSHLKRVTMFEKDNLMNAENLGIVFGPTLMQPPDQDTLASLSCMRLQKLIVQLLIEHEDILF